The sequence CCTGGTGAGCAGTGGGAATGCCCATGGCCAAGGCAGGCCCTGGGGTGTCTCAGACACACCTGGGAGCTCTCCCGACAGAAACATTTACTGAAGAACGTGCCAGAAGACAGAAATCTCTATTGAGATGCTCTTTTGGTGCCTTTTTGAGTTCTAACCCCCcagcttctcctttcctttttgtgCCCTGGCACTCCCAGAGGGGCAGGGACATCccactcctgctgccccacGCTGCCTCTGTGCCTCCTCACCCTGCACTGGGAGGCTTTGGGGTGCACTTGGAGGCTCCAAAACAGAGCAGGTTTCCTTGTGAGCACAGCAaacagggcaggagggctggcaggagaAGAGGATGGGACTTGGCTGCCTCTGGGACAGGTGGCTGTCACAGCTAGTTCTGCAcagaggggctggcaggaggggagATGTCCCCAAACAGGAGTGTGGGGCagtgcccacagcccctcagGTGCCCATTTCCTCCCCTGCATTCCCCACTCCAGGGGGAAAGCCTCATTTCCAGAGGCAAACCCTGATTTCCAGAGGCAAACCCTGATTTCCAGAGGCAGATGCTGATTTCCAGAAGCAGAGCCTTATTTCCAGGGGCAGACCCTGATTTCCAGAGGCAGACCCTGATTTCCAGGGGTAGAGCCTTATTTCCAGAGGCAGACCCTGATTTCCAGAAGCagatgctgatttccagaggcaGAGCCTTATTTCCAGAGGCAGACCCTGATTTCCAGAGGCagatgctgatttccagaggcagagcctgatttccagaggcagcatggagatgctgcagcactgccttcCTCAGGCTCCTCTCAGCCTAAAGCTATTTCTCTGTGCTCTCATCACTGAGTAATTCAGGGTGACACATCAAGGATTTCACCTCTGTTTTTGCAGGGAGTGTGGCTGTCCAAGCCCTTCTCCCCACACCCGAGACTGTGAAAACAAGAATTGGAACTGGGGGATACAAACACCTTCCCCATACCATGAAGTTAAagatttaaagatttttcttgccttttgttGGACTAAACACAAaacttgagggttttttttcctgaataacaAAGATAGATACCAAATACCCCGGAGCACACAGGGCTCAGGAGGGAAAATATTCTCTTATATGGATGGAGGTAAAAACCCAAGtgatgctccagcccctgtccccatccctccaCTTCAACAAGATCTGCAAGGAGCTTTAACACTGGGCAGCACAGGATGTGAGGCTTCACTTTCTCATCTGCAAGGATTGAAGCAATGCTTTGAATTTTGAGGGACATTTTCCATAACAAACTTgcctttgtattaaaaaaacccaacacatgAAAGCAGCCAAGCAAAGTCAGCTGGTTGTTATTTCCTCTGCTTCTGTTGTTGGGAATTAATTGTGCTGTGCCTCAGGCAGGCAGAGGTTCCTCGACAGATTTAATCATTCTAAAAGGATGCCAACAGCAAAATGACAGGGAGGTTCTGCTGTGTTTAGCAGTCAGTAATGAGTGTTGGGATAATTCTTTCTGTCCAGCCTCCTCTGCATGGGTAACGTGTCCTTACCTCCACTGATCCCAGCCCAGAAGGATTTGCTTATAGAGGCACACTGCAGGAACTTTCTGATTAAGTTGTGGAAATCATGAGAGGCTTCTGCCTTCTCTGTGGGCAACCTGAAACAGCTCTGAAATCCAAGGGCTGAGAAATGTCCCCACACCCCTGAAACCCCCACTGGGGTATCACAGAATGTGGTGGGTTTAGCTGTGGAGCAAAGCCAGGTGGAAGCAGAATCCCTGGGAGAGGTTACAGCTTGTTGCTGAGGAGGAAATGTGACACAAAGAAGggacagaagagaaaaacaaaccccataAGGCTAAATAAGAACAGCAAAGACAGCAATGTGGTAAAACCAAACAATTTCCACTGAACATATAAACATCTAAAGACCTAAACATCTCGTTTGAGCCATGCTCAAGCTCTTCTCAACACAGGATTCCATCCCTGGTGAGCAGTGGGAATGCCCCATGCCCATGGTGGGGACGAGGCTCCCAGGAGGTGAAGGAGAGATTTTGATCCCTGCCCATCTCCTCCCATTGTCTCTCCCCGAGGAAGGGCTCTAAGGAGGGTACTGGTGCACTGCAATTATGGTGTTTGTATCAGGAGGCTCATTTTAGCTACCAAGGCAGGGGTGAAGGAGCATCTTCACTGCCCACTGCCAAAAATCAAAGGCAGAGAGGTTCTGGTCCACACACATTTCCTCTGTCTGACCATGAATAACTGGGAAGTAAAGCccaaatggaacaaaaaaaaatatatataggaAATTcttatcatcatcatcttcttcttcttcttcttcagacAAGGGAGAAAATTAtagcagcattaaaaataaactttgcatCTCCAGCAAAGACTTGCATAGGTCTCTGGACTTTAAATTCCAAGACTGCCACAGACATAATGGATTTCAATGTTCTGGCACTTTGGAACAGCAATAGCTAACCAAGACTTGGCCAAAGAATGCATTGCTCCTTTATTTTGCCTGATGGTCTCTCCTGCTATAATCTCTACTCACTGCACAGGGAAATTTACCCCCAGAGCAAGAGCTTGTGAAAGACTTCTTTTGGTATAAAATGGACACCTTTTTCTCACACTTCCTGTGTGCAGAAACACCAGGGTTTGTGCAGGGTTTGTGCATGAACCCTAAGTTACCCCTACAAGGAGACCTTTTCCCCTTCACACAGAGCATCTCTCATCCAGCGGCCTCAAAACCTGTCACACACAAGAGTGACACCTTAAAACATGACCTGAAAATTTCCACAGGCACTGGAAACAGCATTGCTATTTTCTAGGCAATGGACAGCAGCACAAGACCAGGTGACCCCCCTGAGGTCATTTTCTAGCAGCATCCAGGACTCCTGAGCTGCCCTGTTGCAGTGAacccctctgctcagctccagcactgtgGAGTGCTGCCTCCACAGGCAGCTCCAACACCAAACCCTGGGAAATCCCTCCTGCCTCTCATTCGCTGTCTTTTCTAAGCCTGCCTGAGCTATCAGCACCACCAGTGCTTTCGGGGAAGAAGCCTCtgagcccccagcagcaggtgaGGTGAAGGAAGGTAAATAAATGAATTTGGCTGCAGGGcatggggcaggcaggggctgcagacTCCTCAGATGTTCCTGCTACCACCCCTAaacctgggcactgcccaggggcaGGAAGCTGCTTTCAAAATGTGGAGCTCCAGCTGATTTTACGATAAAGccatttctgtaaaatattgCCTTCTATGGtgttaaatgaaagaaaaaacccatcTGTTGTGACATTCAcgttctctggacagagagacaccattctgtctctcaggagaagcccagagagaagagaaaacaatctttatctctgcccctttgtttcccccatgtggaatgtggtgtggagattgttcacctgcagtgattgctgggctgggttctggtgaaggttgtttggggtcagtgcccagtgggatccagctgtggctcggcCTCTCAACAGAGTCACAGTTTGAGTTAGAGAGGTGAGTAAGAAGTGAGTATGCAGAATaggatagtatctctttaaatagtatattaatgtaatagagtagagttttaataaagctatccttcagccttctgatctggagccagacatcagcattttttCCCTGAGCTGGGGTTCACCACATTTTTTACTACAATCTGtcacaaagaaaaaggagaaactcGATTTAAACCTGTGGGGTGACTGGGATGTTGAGCAgtgcagtgctgggggctggcTGCCAGCCCGTGCTCCCCAAagggagaggctgtgggagCCTGGCACGGGGGCTGGTGCTGCCTCTTTAGGTTTAGGTGTGCCCTCTGTACGTGTCAGGGGTGCTGCTGTCCCTCCCCTTTTAGCATGAGTGCATTAGAGTTAATTTACCTGCTCCATTCTTGCAGATTTTTGGAAGATAGGCCCAATGTACCCAAGAATAATTACTCTGTAGTGCCTTTCCCTGAGAGGCTTCTTGCATGAGGCAGCCTTGTGCTTCTCAAATGTCAAGCtgatatttaaaagaataacaGAGGTAGAAGGCTGTGAGTTTGATGGACATCCCTGCCTTGCAGGAGCACACAGAGGAACTGTCTCTGACAGGCTGTGTTTATGGACACACCACATTTAGCTTCAGGAATCTCCCTTGCTTTGTTTGGATGGAATCATGTTTGGTTCTAGTTAAGATTTCAGGAGCTGAATTCAAGATCCTAACAGGAATGCACGAGGAAAGACTAACAGCATCTCAGAGAGAGATTGGCCAAAACAAGCTGGAACAAACTTGGCAGATTTCACTCCTCCAGCATTAGCATGGCTTTGGTTTTAGAACTGTTCCCTCTGCCAAGCATGGCTGATAGTGCTGGTGGTTTGATGGTGCACAAACTTATTTACTACTTTCCTTCCAGGTATCTCAATGGAGGGGTCTGGGTGGGATCTTCCACAGTATTGAAGTtcagccttttaaaataaatgctttaatGACTGCTTTTTAACCCTCCACCCCATCTCTGCCTGTAGAAGCATTTCTAGTGCTCACCAAAATAtctcatttaaattaaaatctgtattaCAAATGGAGAGAACCAGAAAAGCAGAGCCCAAATGCCAGAAGACTTCTACAGGATtaatttctccctttcctcttttaattCTCCCTTTCTTGGGTGGGCGACCAAAGTAAAATGATGCAGCAGTTTTGCCTTGGTAAATTCCATTGGGAGCATTTTCTTTGGGGACAAGATGGCTCCAGTTGTGACCACAGATCACAAAGCTCAGTTTTGACCATTCACATTTGTTAAACTGAAATTAGTCTCCCCCAAAGGTGATATATGCCAAACCAGAAACTCGGTGTGGGCAGAAAGCTGCATTCctgagcagaaatatttatgatttaaaaACCCCATTTTGATATATGTTCCACTCAAGATTTTAATAGTTTTAATATTTagtataatattaatatattaatttttttttcagtgctgggaGTCTGACAGAAGCTTGCTGCATCCCAGAGGTTTGGCTGGGAGGAGTTCCTCCCTCTGCCTTCACAAAGCTCAGCCTGAGCCACCCAACCCCTCCCAACACTTTGCCACCAACTGACACATCCTTTCTCCCTGCTGTGCTTTAGACACATTCCCAAACAAGGGCAAAAAGCTGGTATAATGGTAATAACAATAACTTCACAGGCTACTTACACCCTGCAAAGCTGTGGCTACTGTTTTGAAGGCAAAGCGATTTATTTCTCATAAACCACAGTCATTAACTCAGCCTCTCTCTATTCCCCAGAAAAACTAGAAACTAGCAGCACACCCCAATATTATCAGGCAGAAAAaccccagctgggctggacTGGAGTTAGTCACCAGCTCTGGGTGTTTCTGTGGGTGCTGGCTGTGCAAAACGACAGGAATGAAATTAGTCTGGGTTTGCCATGGGAAGAAACATGGGAGAGGAAAGTTAACTCCTGgaagaagggtttttttctcttcttttctctccctctccagaTGAAGAAATATTCTGCTTTAAAGGGAGAAAATGCTCTTATGTAGTTACGTTGTGCTGTGATTTGGGGCAACCTCTCTGTTTTAAAgcctagaaataaaaaaaagcaaattttcttcCTGAGACCTCGGGATGGGAacttgctgctgccaccagagGGACTCCgaaatgagacagaaaagctGAGTGTCCTCAAAGCAGATGGACTTCTGGCAAAACTTCCTGACtttctggggctgctctgaggaTTTCTCTGTGCCCAGGGTTTGAGGGGTGGGCTCTGCTATGAGCTTTATGTGCTTTCTTCTCTCATCATCCTGGATTATGAATAGATTATGAACAGATTATATTAGATTATAATGGATTATAATAGATTGTATTATGTTATgatagattagattagattagattagattataATAGATTACAATAATTTATGAACTCTGTCATCCCGCCCATTCCCCACAGTTATTCCCACTGTGCCATCTTGCAGCTCAAGGTGCAAAATGCTCATCAAGTCCCCTCTCTTTTGGTGGCTCCCCTGGTGCTCAGTCCCACACCAAGCACCAAACCTGACTGCTGAAGTTAGAGTTAAAATGTTAATGACTTGCTAGAACTCACGAGGGAATTGTAATGTGAGGCTTTTGAGCTTTGATTGCAAATTTGTTTTTTGAAAGTGGAgagaaagatgatttttaaaaaatgactgaAGGTAAAGGCAGCAAAATTTCTGTAAGGTTCAGATGTTTTCTCCTGTGTCTGGTGAAAAAAACATTCTCATTTGCCCCACAAAGGAGTGGTCTTTgtcttttcaaataaaagtgGGAAAATTGCCATTGCTGCAGTAGCTCCCACCTGAGAAGGAGATCCACCATAAAGGAAGGAGAGAGCACTCAGGatgaaattgcttttctttcccagtctgggttgggttggtttttttttttttttttttttttgttataaacTCTTAAATCCTAAGGGgcattgaggaaaaaaaaatctctagtgattaaataattttctttcttgtaaagCCTGTATGGAGTTTTGCAGAAACAGCCTCTGGCCCAACAAGAAAAAGGCTGCTGCCTTTCCTAAAACTCCCATTTTCTATGTTTCTGAAGAAGGAACTGTGTCACTGAGCCTGCAGCAACATTTCATTTATAATAAAAACACCCAAAGCATTAAGAACCACAGGATTACAATGTTTTAGGTATGACAAGTGACCCCAGGGTACACAGAACCTGATTTCCTGGAATGCAAAATAGccaaaataaaatagctttCAAGGAACTCTCCACATGTTGTTTTTCAATTACAGCCCCACTGACTTCCCTGTTGTTACTCAGCCCTGGCCTGAGATGCTTCAGATTTACCTGAAGTGACACCAATCATAGAATTTGCAAAGTCTCTTCACCCAGATTCTGGTCATCTTTTGTAACCTCTGGCTGGGGACACAAGATGTTCTTAATCTCATGGCTTTGGGAATCCCAACTCTCCCTTTTCAGCGCTGAGGACAGCAAATAACTCTCCCTCGTGTAGGAAATAGCCTGATCTGCCTTACAGCAGGTGTGCACAGCCTGCACACAGGGAGATGTGCTTAGGAATGCTGAGATCCCAACCCCACGCCAGCCCCCCCCCAGATTCCTCTGGGTGAGCAGCAGGTGAAGCCACCCCTCACAGGTAACCTAAAGGTTGTGTCAGCCCCAGACAGGGCTCTGTgctctgggcaggcagcagcaatcCCCTTCCCAGGTGAGCTACCagattaatttggttttgttgctaAAGGACAACCCATGAGGACAGTCCCCTCATTCCCAAACCACGAGCACCCCAGGAGGAGTCAAGGCTTACTCAGTTACAGACAACAGCAACTAAAacatctgctccagcagggtaTTTATGAAGTGGATCAGACCTGGTGACTTTTGGCAGTTTAACTGGTCTGCCAGGACAGCAAGAGGGATGTTGTTTATGCAGTGCATCTTTTAAACTGAGCTCTGACCCCTGGCAGTGGTGtttgtgcagctctgcagcaggtcGTGCTCCCCGGGCTCTGAAGAGCTGTCCCTGACCACACccggcagcagctcctgactgCGGGGCCCTGCTGGCTCTGGATCAGCCTCTCCTGGGCCCAGGGTCCTGCTGGGTGGGCACCACCCAATCCACAGCATCTCTGCTTGGAGAGACCTGGGGTGGGATCATCAGAGCCCGGGGAGagaggggcagtgctgggatgaaGCACAGCCTGAGAAACCCGAGCAGGGGCAGATGGAACGGAGTCACAGCatggctggggttggaaggggccttgaagatcacccagtgccacccctgccatgggcagggacaccttccactgtcctgGGGTGCTCCaatccccatccaacctggcctggaacatttccagggatggggcagccacagctgctctgggcaccctgtgccagggcctccccaccctcacagggaagaagttAATCCCAATatccatctaaccctgccctctgtccatgtgaagccattcccccttgtcctgtccccccatcccttgtcccaagtccctctccagttctcctggagcccctttaggctctgagctctccctggagccttctcctctccaggtgagcacccccagctctcccagcctggccccagagcagaggggctgcagcccttggggcatctctgtggcctcctctgggctctctccagcagctccaggtccctctgATGTTGCAGATCCCACCtttgggagcagcactgcaggctgggctcacctgagtggagcagagggggagaatcaCCCTCCTTGACCAGCTGGGCACACTGTTTCTGAAATATCCATTTTTGCCTTTCATCTGGGCTCCCCTCCATCAGCCCTGTGATGCTTCATGCTCCCACCACGTGGCACAGAGAGCACAGCCACAGTGTCAcactgctggtgacagcagagcaACAGAATCTCTTCAGGGGACTGAGAGGTGTCTTGGGAAGTGTATCCCAAACGAGCCCCTTCTGTTTGCTTACCCCCACATTAGCTTACAACTGAAGAGCCCATCTGCTCTGCAtttccaccttttttctttctaggcAGAACTCCTTTTCAGCTTCCTCCCTCTTATTAATAGCTGTGGGTTTaggctgttcagctttttaatgttttttttttaagtacaaagCAAAGTCCCTACAACTCTTTTTGATCCCTGTCCAGCTCATGGGATGCAGCCATGCCTGGTTCTGCCAGGACTTCTGTCCAGATACACTTTGCACATGACATTCATACTCCAGCCTTCCCAAAATGCCTTCTGAGATCAGCCTTATCTTTTTAATTCTTACACGGGAGAGACTTCCAGCCTCGGAAATGGGAACCAAAGGGAAAGTAACAATGACTTcagaattaataattaaaaatccattaaGTTCTGAGAAGTTGTTCTGAAAATCTGCTGaatcctgctctccctgccagtTCCCAGCATGAATTGTGTGTTAGTCTCACTATTTCAGAAGGAATGGACAACATTAGGACTATTTGTGATGCCCAGCCTGGAGTCTGTGCAACACTGGAATATGACAAAGTGATCACCGGTGTTTCAAAGACAGTCCTGTGGTTAAAAGGGACATTCCCCTGTTCCCCAGAAAGCATCCCAAGAGAAGGCTGACTCCAGCACAGAAACACCTTCATCCAACTCTGAATTTTTCTGTTGGCTGAGTGCACAAAATCCAGcgtgtccctgtgcctgttCCCTGCCCTCAAGCCCTGTCTGTGGTGTTGGCACTTGGTGTCTCTGCTGTAGCACAAGCACACCCTAAAGTCTGGTGTGGGACACGAGAGGATCACCCAAGGACACGGgaatgcagccctgcagggctggagcggGACTCTGCTCAGGCAGATGGGGGCTGGAATGAGTAATAAAAAAGTGGAAATGACAGTTccttgcactgctgctgcttctgaacTCCCTGGGCATCACCAGCTGCTGACAGGAGTTTGTGCAACTCCTACTGTGCTTTCTTATCCCCAGAGTCTGTCCAAGAACAACAAGAATATTAGCCCCAACTTCATCCCCACAGCTGGAAACTGCTATTTTCAGCATCTGCCCTGATAAATACACCCCTCTGAGCTGGGTGAAGAGACCAGGCAAGGGGAAACCTGAGGAGGGTCCATTTTTAATAAGCATTTATTTATAAACTGACACTTTACAATTGTTTAAGTGCTTACAGGCATCTCCAGGATCTGTGGTGAAGGTTTACTGTGAGATGCCAAGCAGGGAGAAAATGAGCAGAATACATTGAGGCAAAACAGATTTGATCAAATGTCATTAAATAATTTGTCTCTTTTATGACGAGTTTCATAATATAGGATTCAGTCACTTTTCTTAGAGCCTCAGGTCTTTGAGTGATAagattataaataattttttatttcttccaaggTAAATTTTCTGGTTTGTCAAGCTCTGTTGACATTTAAGAAAAGGACCAActttttcaagaagaaaaaatcagtGGCAAATTCAAACCACCTTAGGTAGAAACCTTAAAAAATTACAaggatttaaatttatttttttttttttaggtaatcCTGTGGTTTCTGACAGCTTACCTGGTGGTTTTTTGAATGCTTGGAGTTCAAAGTGCTGCtgcaatgaattttaaaatagagaCTTTAAGCTTGATAGAACAGTAGTGCACCGTAATGTAACAGGAAATAGGAAAAGGGGCTTAAAAGTCTCTTTACACGCTCCAGAAACAGACAACGGTAACACACAGGGCAAACCCAAGGCTGGCAGCTCAGTTAAGTGATCCTGGGCCAATTTCAgatctctgcagctctggccCAGCTGTAGCCCCGGGGCAGCACTGAGAAGCCACACGAGAGAAACGGTGTGCGGAGCTGGAGCCGAAACTCAGCCAAGCATGGAACCAGTTTGTGGCAGAACCGAGCAGAGCATCCGCCTCATCTtctgcaccccaaaccctgcaggaTTTGTCCCGAACGGCTGCTGGCtcccggcaggacccccccaaCATCCCTCGGCCAGATGGAAATCCAGACTCATTCTCGCAGCATTCGGATGCGCACGACTTCTTGCCCCTCGCTAGAGAGAGAGCACCGAAAATAAGTTTTCAGAACCCTTCAGGGCTAGGGGGTCCCCAAAGCCCTACCTTGGCCGGACGCTCTGCTGGTCCCGCGTGTTGGCagcgcctcctcctcctcacttgTCCTTCAGCGTGGCCATGCCCAGCGCCTCGGAGCTGTAGTCGTACTGGTTGCTGGAGGACATGGAGCGGCCCCAGGAGCACTGCAGGTTGGAGCCCCTCTTGCGGAAGGAGGACGTGAACCTGTAGAAGTTGCGGTGCCTGTTGCGCAGGTACTCCCGGTAGTTTTTGGTGAGCAGGGTGTAGAGGAAGGGGTTGATGCAGCTGTTGCTGTAGGTCAGGCAGGTCACCAGGTAGTTAATGCActtttgggtttgggtggtgagctgcagggagctgctgtagAGGCGCACCAGCTGCCAGATCCAAAAGGGCAGGAAGCAGGCCCAGAAGACCAGCACGATGCTGAAAATCATGATGAGCACCTTCTGCCGAGGGGACCTCTTGCTCTTCTCCTTGTGGGGGGGGTTCCTCTGGGACTCCAGGTAGGTCCTGGCCAGGCGCGTGTAGAGGAAGCCGATGATGATGCCCGGGGCCATGATGCTGGTGCTGAAGAGCACGGTCAGGTAGGTCCGGTAGGCGTCCACGCTCCAGGTGGGCGCACACATCCTCTTCACCTTGCCCTCCGCCTTGCCCCCCTCGGTCAGCGTGACCATCAGCATCATGGGCAGCGTGAGCAGCAGCGACACCGACCAGACAGCCCCCGCCGTGACCTTCCGGTAGCCCCGCGACCGCTTCAGGGTGTCCAGGGGCCGGGTGACGGCCAGGTAGCGCTCGGTGCACATGAGGGTGAGGGTGAAGATGCTGGCGTGCATGGTGAGCAGgtccaggctgagcaggatgCGGCACCCCAGGTCCCCGAAGTACCAGTCCTGGGCCAGGTAGGTGCAGACGATGAAGGGGATGGTGGAGAGGTAGAGCAGGTCGGCCAGGGCCAGGCTGACGATGGAGCTGTACATGGGGGCGGCGCAGCGCGCCGAGTGGCACATCACCACCAGCGTGTAGACATTGCCGGCCACCCCGGCCACGTACATCACCGACAGCACCGTCCCGAAGGCCGAGGGGATGAGCAGGGGGCCGCCCCCGGGGGCacccccgccgcccgccgccgccgccgccgccgtcccGTTGtcccccgccgccgccgtccCGTTGGGCTCCatgggcggcggcggcggccccgacACCGTCGCACCGGCCCCGGAGCtcgcggccccggcggcggccgctCCGCCCCCCGCGGGAGGCAGGGCGGTACCGGGCTGCCCCCGGGGGAagggccgcccccgccccgccggggctcccccgctccgcgcccgcaGCGCCCGCGGGGACCCCCCCGAGCCCCGCCCGTGCGGGGCCCGCAGGTGCCGTCCGGGGCCGGGAGCGCTCCGGGGAGCCGGGGAGAGAGCGCTCAGCCCGGGCGGGGACCCTGCGGAGAGCCGCTCCCCGAGCCGCGAATGGGGCTCCCCGAGACGAGAAGGGGCTCTCTCCCCGCCGGGAATGGGGATCCCCGAACCGGGAAAGGGGCTCCTCGAGACGAGAACGGGACTCTCCCAGCCGGGAACGGGACTCCCTGAGTCGGGAATGGGGCTCTGCCAGCCGGGAACGTGGCTCTCCCCGCCGGGAACGGGGCTCCTCAAACCGGGAACGGGGCTCTCCCAACCGGGAATGGGGCTCCCCGAGACGAGAACGGGGCTCTCCCAACCGGGAATGGGGCTCCCCCAGCCGGGAACGAGGCTCTCCCAACCGAGAATGGGGCTCCCCGGGACGAGAACTGGGCTCCCCGAGCCGGGAATGGGGCTCTCTCCGCCGGGAACGGGGCTCCCCAAACCGGGAATGGGGCTCTCCCAGCCGGGAATGGGGCTCCCCAAACCGGGAATGGGGCTCTCTCCGCCGGGAATGGGGCTCCCCAAGCCGGGAATGGGGCTCTCTCCGCCAGGAACGGGGCTCCCCGAGC comes from Vidua macroura isolate BioBank_ID:100142 chromosome 19, ASM2450914v1, whole genome shotgun sequence and encodes:
- the LOC128816814 gene encoding urotensin-2 receptor-like, with the protein product MEPNGTAAAGDNGTAAAAAAGGGGAPGGGPLLIPSAFGTVLSVMYVAGVAGNVYTLVVMCHSARCAAPMYSSIVSLALADLLYLSTIPFIVCTYLAQDWYFGDLGCRILLSLDLLTMHASIFTLTLMCTERYLAVTRPLDTLKRSRGYRKVTAGAVWSVSLLLTLPMMLMVTLTEGGKAEGKVKRMCAPTWSVDAYRTYLTVLFSTSIMAPGIIIGFLYTRLARTYLESQRNPPHKEKSKRSPRQKVLIMIFSIVLVFWACFLPFWIWQLVRLYSSSLQLTTQTQKCINYLVTCLTYSNSCINPFLYTLLTKNYREYLRNRHRNFYRFTSSFRKRGSNLQCSWGRSMSSSNQYDYSSEALGMATLKDK